Within the Emticicia oligotrophica DSM 17448 genome, the region ATATTCAGCAAAAAAAAGATATTTTATCGGAAATAACAAAGGTTTTATTTCACACCACCCATCCAATTTTTAATTGGTTTGTATAATACAATCATTACCAAGCCCGAAACTGCTCCGATTAAGAATACTTGATGAAATAAATCTGGCATGGCTGCTACGTTGCTTTCATCAAAATTACCTGCAAATAAACCTGCAATTAAATTACCTAGTGCGGCACCAACAAACCATAACCCCATTAACTGGCTGTAATATTTTTTAGGAGCTAACTTAGTATAAGAACTTAAACCCACTGGACTTATACATAATTCACCAAGGGTGTGGAACATATAAGTAATGCCTAGCCAACCAAGACCAGCCATAGAGCCGTCTAATACTCTTTTGGCCGCTAAATACATGACAAAAAAGCCTAAACCCATTTGTAAGAGTCCTAAACCAAATTTAACGGGTACAGCAGGATTCAAGTTTTTACTATTCAAATATACCCATAAGAAACCCATTGGTGCTGAGAAAATCAGGATAAACATTGAATTAGCATTTTGAAGCCATGAAGCAGGAAGTTGCATTCCTAAGAAATTACGGTCGGTGTGGCGGTCGGCAAAAATAGTTAGGGTAGTAGAGGCTTGCTCAAATCCTGACCAAAAAATTGAAATGCCAATAAATAAAATAAAAAGTACCCCCACTCTTTTCTTTTCAACAACGGTAAGAGAGGAATCTAAAAAACCAATATAAGCAAAGTAAAGAATGGTAATCGTAACGATGATGTATTTCATGTATTGTGCTAAAGAAATACTATCTAAAATGCCTGATACTAATAATACTCCAACTAATAAAAGTGCTGCAATCACTACATATAAATAGGTTAGCGATGATTTTTGTAATGGAGGATTCCCCACTTCTTTAAGATATTTTCCATTTACTCTAAAATTTATAACTCCAAAAAGCATGGCAAAAGCGGCAGCTCCAAAACCATAGTGCCAACCAACTTTTTCACCTAGATAACCTACGATAAACATCCCTAAAAATGCTCCGAGGTTAATACCTAAATAGAATATAGAAAAACCAGCATCTCTTTTGGCTCCGCCTTCTGGATACAATTCGCCAACAATTGAACTTATATTGGCTTTTAATAAGCCAGTTCCAATAGCAACGGTGGCTAAGCCCAAGAAAAATATTTCGTTTGAACCTGGAATGGCTAAAATTAAGTGTCCACACATAATACAAATGGCACCATACCAAATTGCTTTCTTTTGTCCTAAGATATTATCAGCAATCCATCCACCGGGTAATGTAAGAAGATATACAGAAGCCATGTAGAGGCCCATAATTGCTCCACCAGTTTTTTCGGGGAGCCCCAAAGCTCCTTCTTGAACGCCTTTAGTTAGGTATAAAAATAAGATGGCACGCATTCCATAGTAGGAAAAACGCTCCCACATTTCGGTGAGAAACAATACCATCAAGCCCATTGGATGGCCAAAAAAATTCTTTTCTTGCATGTAAGGTTTAGTTTATTTGGTTAGAATAATTTATCAAGTGTATGCCAAAAGTAATGCCTATTTATCGAATATTCCAAATCTTGCTGCAATCACTAACGCTTAAAAGTATAAAAATATATGAAAATGTGTAATTATATTATTGAAAAATAAAAAAGGTGATACAAATTCTATTGTATCACCTTTCTAGTAATTCTAAGTAAATAACAGTTTTAATTTTGATGGATTTAGATTCTTGCGGAATCTTACATGTATTTTAAATCATTGTTGATTTTTAACTTAATAATATGAAGAGCATCTAAAATCTTAATTAATGGATACGTTGGGTCGAACTCATGCCATTTGAATCCAAAATTTGCTCTTCCGCCATATTTATGGTGGTTATTATGATATGATTCTCCCATCATTAATAAATCGAGTGGTAGAAGGTTTTTGGCAGTATCATCAACCTCAAAATTTACATAACCATATCGGTGGGCATACCAGTTGATAATTACACCATGAATAGGTCCCATTAAATAATGAATCGGCAATAGTAGGAACATCCACCAAGCGGTTGCAAATTTTATGTAAAAGAGCGTGTATAATACTCCCCAAGCGAGTCGGCAAATCCATAAGTCTCCAAGCCATTCCATAAATTTCCAATTCGGGACACCCTTTTTAAATTTTGCCTCTACTGAATCTTGGTTATGCAAAATTCTATTATAAATCAATCTAGTTTTCCACATCATATCAAGGATTCCCTTTGAATAACTTGGTGAATGTGGGTCTTCTTCAGTGTCTGCGTGTGCATGATGCAATCGATGCATGATACCGTAGGCTCTCGGACTTAAAAAAGAAGAGCCTTGGGCAATAAACGTAAGTATGTAAAATACTTTCTCCCACGATTTGCTCATCGTAAACATTTGATGCGAAGCATAGCGATGAAGAAAGAAGGTTTGCATTAATATTGAGAAATACCAGTGCAATACAAAAAAACCTAAAATAATCATTTGATAATTCTATTTGTAACAATTGAGCTACAAAATTAGTACGGACTTTAGAGTCAAATTATGATATACGTCAGGTTTTATGTATTCTTCTGCAATATTGTTGCATTTTTTTTGATTGGTTTTTCTTGTGTTTTTCTAATATTTTCTCTCTCAACTTTTAAATAATTTATTACTGAATGATACTGAATTTCAATTTGCTTTCTGTGCCAATGTATTTCATATCAAATTTTAGAGTCTTTTTTAAGACTTTCTTCTTTGATTTGAATACAAAATGTCATAGTTAAAAATTGTATTATTTTAATAAATTAAAATTTTAAGCGAAATTTCGCTAAAAATATTTGTTTCGCATTTTTTTGTTAAATACATTTGTGCTATGATTCGCTCATAAAACCAAAACATGACTAAACAAGAAACACTTGCAATGCCTGTTGGCGTAACCTTAGACCGCTTCATTAAGCGTCAGCAGAGTGCTATGCCATTTGCCTCGGGAGAATTATCTCAGTTATTGAGAGATATTGCCCTTGCAGGAAAAATTATCAATCGTGAAATAAACCGTGCAGGTTTAGTTGATATAACAGGAGCTTTTGGAAGCCAAAATGTACAGGGAGAAGAGCAACAAAAACTTGATGTAGTAGCTGATATCCGCTTTTTAAGAGCATTGAAGAATGGGGGTGAAGTGTGTGCAATAATTACTGAAGAATCAGATGAAATTATTTATACCGACAACGATGAAGGGAAATATGTTGTAGCCATTGACCCACTCGATGGTTCGTCGAATATTGATGTGAATGTTTCTATTGGAACTATTTTTTCAATTTATCGACGTACAAGTCCAATCGGTACTCGGGCTACATTGGAAGACTTTATGCAAGGAGGCAGAAACCAAGTAGCGGCAGGTTATATTCTTTATGGCTCTTCAACTATTTTGGTTTATACAACCGGACAAGGCGTAAATGCTTTTACTTATGAAAATTCTTTAGGCGAGTTTTTCCTTTCGCACAAAGACATTGTAAGTCCAGAAAATGGAGCTATTTACTCCGTAAATGAAGGTAATTATAATGATTTTGTGAGTGGTGCAAGAGCATATATTGTGAATTGCAGAATGAAAGAATATTCGGGTAGATATATTGGTTCATTAGTTGGTGATTTTCACAGGAATTTATTGAAGGGGGGCATTTATTTATATCCAGCATCAAAAAAGTATCCAAAAGGTAAGCTTAGATTGCTATATGAGTGTTATCCATTGGCATTTTTAGCCGAACAAGCAGGTGCTACATCGACCGATGGTTATCAGAATGTGTTAGATATAGAACCTAATTCTTTACACCAAAGAAGTCCATTTTATGTGGGTGCTAAAGAAATGGTTAATGAGTTATTACTTCATTTTTAAATGTTTTTAAGTGAAAGAAACTTCTATTGAATTACTGATAATCAGCTAATTGTATGATTAATGTCATGTCAAAAGAAGTTTAAAGTTTGTTATTTAGTTGTCAATTACACTTCATCAATATAAAAACTAAAATAATGGAACTTTTAACAGAAGTTGCTCCAACAAA harbors:
- a CDS encoding peptide MFS transporter translates to MQEKNFFGHPMGLMVLFLTEMWERFSYYGMRAILFLYLTKGVQEGALGLPEKTGGAIMGLYMASVYLLTLPGGWIADNILGQKKAIWYGAICIMCGHLILAIPGSNEIFFLGLATVAIGTGLLKANISSIVGELYPEGGAKRDAGFSIFYLGINLGAFLGMFIVGYLGEKVGWHYGFGAAAFAMLFGVINFRVNGKYLKEVGNPPLQKSSLTYLYVVIAALLLVGVLLVSGILDSISLAQYMKYIIVTITILYFAYIGFLDSSLTVVEKKRVGVLFILFIGISIFWSGFEQASTTLTIFADRHTDRNFLGMQLPASWLQNANSMFILIFSAPMGFLWVYLNSKNLNPAVPVKFGLGLLQMGLGFFVMYLAAKRVLDGSMAGLGWLGITYMFHTLGELCISPVGLSSYTKLAPKKYYSQLMGLWFVGAALGNLIAGLFAGNFDESNVAAMPDLFHQVFLIGAVSGLVMIVLYKPIKNWMGGVK
- a CDS encoding acyl-CoA desaturase: MIILGFFVLHWYFSILMQTFFLHRYASHQMFTMSKSWEKVFYILTFIAQGSSFLSPRAYGIMHRLHHAHADTEEDPHSPSYSKGILDMMWKTRLIYNRILHNQDSVEAKFKKGVPNWKFMEWLGDLWICRLAWGVLYTLFYIKFATAWWMFLLLPIHYLMGPIHGVIINWYAHRYGYVNFEVDDTAKNLLPLDLLMMGESYHNNHHKYGGRANFGFKWHEFDPTYPLIKILDALHIIKLKINNDLKYM
- the fbp gene encoding class 1 fructose-bisphosphatase codes for the protein MTKQETLAMPVGVTLDRFIKRQQSAMPFASGELSQLLRDIALAGKIINREINRAGLVDITGAFGSQNVQGEEQQKLDVVADIRFLRALKNGGEVCAIITEESDEIIYTDNDEGKYVVAIDPLDGSSNIDVNVSIGTIFSIYRRTSPIGTRATLEDFMQGGRNQVAAGYILYGSSTILVYTTGQGVNAFTYENSLGEFFLSHKDIVSPENGAIYSVNEGNYNDFVSGARAYIVNCRMKEYSGRYIGSLVGDFHRNLLKGGIYLYPASKKYPKGKLRLLYECYPLAFLAEQAGATSTDGYQNVLDIEPNSLHQRSPFYVGAKEMVNELLLHF